One Aphidius gifuensis isolate YNYX2018 linkage group LG3, ASM1490517v1, whole genome shotgun sequence DNA window includes the following coding sequences:
- the LOC122852306 gene encoding chromodomain-helicase-DNA-binding protein Mi-2 homolog isoform X1, which translates to MASDDEVDENYGGEEDVDETAATVANVNPPLDGSSDAEDPQRLKEDDDYEPEERKKKKGKKRKARSEDKKGKKKKKKKKSDSGDESDYGGGGVGGTGEVADGAGEDSDYGSNRKSRKSSSRKSSSHNTSTTQSQEPATGMPTIEEVCSTFDLTDVQIDYSDADFQNLTTYKLFQQHVRPLLAKENPKVPMSKLMMLVAAKWRDFSELNPHTQGDADVSTANVDEESRGVRSNRGAPVQEADEDDDDDEDSDRKRKSRGSRAKKGKKASKVPTLKIKLGKRKRGSSDEEAEGSTAGTDRDSDMEFEQMLADAEDPVEDATKVEDNAPEVPAEPPIRRKAKTKIGNKTKKKKTKKTASKFPDGETDHQDYCEVCQQGGEIILCDTCPRAYHLVCLEPELEETPEGKWSCPHCEGEGITGAADDDDEHMEFCRVCKDGGELLCCDSCTSAYHTHCLNPPLTEIPEGSWKCPRCSCPPIMAKVSKILTWRWKEITDESSDEPSTSKTPPKTRKIREFFVKWADMSYWHCDWITELQLDVFHPLMFRNYSRKYDMDEPPKLEEPLDESDSRVKRLRDHDGGHNRDEYNLEERFYRYGVRPEWLVVHRVINHRLQRDGRATYLVKWRELGYDLATWEDEHEDIPGLKQAIDYYSDLRAANSLEGTTSRKGKKGKGKKSKTRELIDDEERVPKRYTPPPDKPTTDLKKKYERQPDYLEITGMQLHPYQLEGLNWLRYSWGQGIDTILADEMGLGKTIQTITFLYSLYKEGHCKGPFLVSVPLSTIINWEREFETWAPDFYCVTYVGDKDSRIVIRENEMSFEEGAVRGGRASKIRSSQIKFNVLLTSYELVSIDSACLGSIDWAVLVVDEAHRLKSNQSKFFRLLASYNIAYKLLLTGTPLQNNLEELFHLLNFLCRDKFNDLSTFQNEFADISKEEQVKKLHEMLGPHMLRRLKADVLKNMPSKSEFIVRVELSPMQKKYYKYILTRNFEALNPKGGGQQVSLLNIMMDLKKCCNHPYLFPAASQEAPTGPNGNYETTALIKAAGKLVLLSTMLTKLRLDGHRVLIFSQMTKMLDILEDYLEGEGYKYERIDGNITGTQRQEAIDRFNAPGAQQFVFLLSTRAGGLGINLATADTVIIYDSDWNPHNDIQAFSRAHRIGQANKVMIYRFVTRNSVEERVTQVAKRKMMLTHLVVRPGMGGKGSNFSKQELDDILRFGTEELFKEEEGKEDEAIHYDEKAVAELLDRSKEGIEQKENWANEYLSSFKVASYVTKEGEIEEEADTEIIKQEAENTDPAYWIKLLRHHYEQQQEDIARTLGKGKRVRKQINYSDGGVTGDQGARDDQPWQENLSDYNSDFSAPSDDDKEDDDFDEKGDGDLLSRRSRRRLERRDEKDRPLPPLLARVNGNMEVLGFNARQRKAFLNAIMRYGMPPQDAFNSQCRLVRDLRGKSEKNFKAYVSLFMRHLCEPGADNAETFADGVPREGLSRQHVLTRIGVMSLIRKKVQEFEHINGYYSMPEMIRKPVEPVKNDGTATIAAVAAGTTITTVTGDAASTATATTTTASGAANSNATTTVTNAVSPTTVATTTTTVVATDGTTTTTTTAATETAGETTTTTATAETTTTSSTTTSPTTVTSPSETTNTTETESKSISSESTDDKEIKEDDKEKEKEKLDIKEIKDESKDTKEISEIVNDKQKDNEEEKITENENSDKDKEPVDLKTEKPITTPAETTITLIKNDEKSDNETKPKVENDEEVVIVKDDEEDAENKDTKDTKDKDSKDNEVDIKPKRKFMFNIADGGFTELHTLWLNEEKAAVPGREYEIWHRRHDYWLLAGIVTHGYGRWQDIQNDIRFAIINEPFKMDVGKGNFLEIKNKFLARRFKLLEQALVIEEQLRRAAYLNLTQDPNHPAMSLNARFAEVECLAESHQHLSKESLAGNKPANAVLHKVLNQLEELLSDMKSDVSRLPATLARIPPVAQRLQMSERSILSRLAATAPGGATTPTGQAALLAQQFPAGFSGGQLPASFAGAANFSNFRPQFSVPGQPPQGFTGSK; encoded by the exons atgGCATCTGACGATGaagttgatgaaaattatgGTG gAGAAGAGGATGTTGATGAAACAGCTGCAACAGTAGCAAATGTAAATCCACCATTAGATGGTTCATCTGATGCTGAAGATCCACAAAGACTT aaggaagatgatgattatgaGCCAGAAgaacgaaaaaagaaaaaaggcaAAAAAAGGAAAGCTAGAAGTGAggataaaaaaggaaaaaaaaagaagaaaaagaaaaaatctgaTTCTGGTGATGAAAGTGATTATGGTGGAGGAGGTGTTGGTGGTACTGGTGAAGTTGCTGATGGTGCTGGTGAAGATAGTGATTATGGTAGTAATCGTAAAAGTAGAAAATCATCATCACGTAAATCATCAAGTCataatacatcaacaacacaAAGTCAAGAACCAGCAACTGGAATGCCAACAATTGAAGAAGTTTGTAGTACATTTGATTTAACTGATGTACAAATTGATTATAGTGATGctgattttcaaaatttaacaacatataaattatttcaacaacatGTTAGACCTTTATTGGCTAAAGAAAATCCAAAAGTACCAATGTCTAAATTAATGATGTTAGTTGCTGCTAAATGGCGTgatttttctgaattaaatCCACATACACAAGGTGATGCTGATGTATCAACAGCAAATGTTGATGAAGAAAGTAGAGGTGTTAGATCAAATCGTGGTGCACCAGTACAAGAAgctgatgaagatgatgatgatgatgaagatagtGATCGTAAACGTAAATCACGTGGTTCACGTgctaaaaaaggaaaaaaagcaTCAAAAGTACCAacacttaaaattaaattaggcAAAAGAAAACGTGGAAGTTCTGATGAAGAAGCTGAAGGTAGTACTGCTGGTACTGATCGTGATTCTGATATGGAATTTGAACAAATGTTAGCTGATGCTGAGGATCCAGTTGAAGATGCAACTAAAGTTGAAGATAATGCACCAGAAGTACCAGCTGAACCACCAATACGTAGAAAGGCCAAAACAAAGATTggtaataaaactaaaaagaaaaaaacaaaaaaaacagcatCTAAATTTCCAGATGGCGAg ACTGATCATCAAGATTATTGTGAAGTTTGTCAACAAGGTGGTGAAATAATACTTTGTGATACATGCCCAAGAGCATATCATTTAGTTTGTCTTGAGCCAGAATTAGAAGAAACACCTGAAGGAAAATGGAGCTGTCCACACTGCGAAGGCGAAGGTATAACAG gtgctgctgatgatgatgatgaacacATGGAATTTTGTCGAGTGTGTAAGGACGGTGGTGAATTACTATGTTGTGATAGTTGTACAAGTGCATATCACACTCATTGTTTAAATCCTCCATTAACAGAAATACCAGAAGGTTCATGGAAATGTCCAAGATGTTCATGTCCACCAATAATGGCTaaagtatcaaaaatattaacatggAGATGGAAAGAAATAACAGATGAATCATCTGATGAACCATCAACAAGTAAAACACCACCAAAAACACGTAAAATAcgtgaattttttgttaaatggGCTGATATGTCATATTGGCATTGTGATTGGATAACTGAATTACAACTTGATGTATTTCATCCACTTATGTTTAGaaattattcaagaaaatatgATATGGATGAACCACCAAAACTTGAAGAACCACTTGATGAAAGTGATAGTCGTGTTAAACGTTTAAGAGATCATGATGGTGGTCATAATCGTGATGAATATAATCTTGAAGAAAGATTTTATCGTTATGGTGTACGTCCAGAATGGTTAGTTGTACATCGTGTTATTAATCATCGTCTTCAACGTGATGGTAGAGCAACATATTTAGTTAAATGGCGTGAATTAGGATATGATTTAGCAACATGGGAAGATGAACATGAAGATATACCTGGTTTAAAACAAgctattgattattattctgATTTACGTGCAGCAAATTCACTTGAAGGTACAACATCAAGAAAAGGTAAAAAAGGTAAAggtaaaaaatctaaaacacgtgaacttattgatgatgaagaaagaGTACCAAAAAGATATACACCACCACCAGATAAACCAAcaactgatttaaaaaaaaaatatgaaagacAACCagattatttagaaataactGGTATGCAACTTCATCCATATCAATTAGAGGGTCTTAATTGGTTACGTTATTCATGGGGTCAAGGGATTGATACAATTCTTGCTGATGAAATGGGTCTTGGTAAAACAATTCaaacaataacatttttatattcattatataaAGAGGGACATTGTAAAGGACCATTTTTAGTATCAGTaccattatcaacaattattaattgggAACGTGAATTTGAAACATGGGCACCTGATTTTTATTGTGTAACATATGTTGGTGATAAAGATTCACGTATTGTTATACGTGAAAATGAAATGTCATTTGAAGAAGGTGCTGTACGTGGTGGACGTGCATCAAAAATACGTTCatcacaaattaaatttaatgtattattaacaAGTTATGAACTTGTATCAATTGATTCAGCATGTTTAGGCTCCATTGATTGGGCTGTATTAGTTGTTGATGAAGCACATAgattaaaatcaaatcaatcaaaattttttagattattgGCATCATATAATAttgcatataaattattattaactggtacaccattacaaaataatcttgaagaattatttcatttattaaattttctttgtcgtgataaatttaatgatttatcaacatttcAAAATGAATTTGCTGATATATCTAAAGAAgaacaagttaaaaaattacatgaaatgTTAGGACCACATATGTTACGTCGTTTAAAAGctgatgtattaaaaaatatgccaAGTAAATCAGAATTTATTGTACGTGTTGAATTATCaccaatgcaaaaaaaatattataaatatattttaacaagaAATTTCGAAGCATTAAATCCCAAGGGTGGTGGACAAcaagtatcattattaaatattatgatggatttaaaaaaatgttgtaatCATCCATATTTATTTCCTGCAGCTTCACAAGAAGCACCAACTGGACCAAATGGTAATTATGAAACAACAGCATTAATTAAAGCTGCTGGTAAACTTGTATTATTAAGTACAATGTTAACAAAATTACGTTTAGATGGTCATcgtgtattaatattttcacaaaTGACAAAAATGTTAGATATACTTGAAGATTATCTTGAGGGTGAAGGttataaatatgaaagaatTGATGGTAATATAACTGGTACACAACGCCAAGAAGCTATTGATAGATTTAATGCACCTGGTGCACaacaatttgtatttttattatcaacacgTGCTGGTGGTCTTGGTATTAATTTAGCAACAGCAGATACTGTGATAATTTATGATTCTGATTGGAATCCACATAATGATATACAAGCATTTTCACGTGCTCATCGTATTGGACAAGCAAATAAAGTTATGATATATCGTTTTGTAACACGTAATTCAGTTGAAGAACGTGTTACACAAGTtgctaaaagaaaaatgatgcTTACACATTTAGTTGTTAGACCTGGTATGGGTGGTAAAGgttcaaatttttcaaaacaagAACTTGATGATATATTACGTTTTGGTActgaagaattatttaaagaagaagaaggtAAAGAAGATGAAGCTATTCATTATGATGAAAAAGCTGTTGCTGAATTATTAGATCGTAGTAAAGAAGGAAttgaacaaaaagaaaattgggcaaatgaatatttaagttCATTTAAAGTTGCATCATATGTTACTAAAGAAGGTGAAATTGAAGAAGAAGCTGATactgaaattattaaacaagaaGCTGAAAATACTGATCCAGCATATTGGATTAAATTATTAAGACATCATTatgaacaacaacaagaagATATTGCTAGAACACTTGGCAAAGGTAAACGTGTtagaaaacaaattaattatagtgATGGTGGTGTTACTGGTGATCAAGGTGCACGTGATGATCAACCATGGCAAGAAAATTTGTCTGATTATAATAGTGATTTTAGTGCACcaagtgatgatgataaagaggATGAcgattttgatgaaaaaggTGATGGAGATTTATTATCAAGACGTAGTAGACGTCGTCTTGAAAGACGTGATGAAAAAGATAGACCATTACCACCACTTTTAGCAAGAGTCAATGGAAATATGgag gtACTTGGATTTAATGCCAGACAAAGAAAagcatttttaaatgcaataatGAGATATGGAATGCCACCACAAGATGCATTTAATTCACAATG TAGGTTGGTGCGAGACCTCAGGGGAAAATCCGAAAAGAACTTCAAGGCCTACGTTTCATTATTTATGCGTCATCTTTGTGAACCTGGTGCTGATAATGCTGAAACATTTGCTGATGGTGTACCACGTGAGGGTTTAAGTCGTCAACATGTATTAACAAGAATTGGTGTCATGTCATTGATACGTAAAAAAGTACAAGAATTTGAACATATTAATGGATATTATTCAATGCCTGAAATGATTCGTAAACCAGTTGAGCCTGTTAAAAATGATGGTACAGCAACAATAGCAGCTGTAGCAGCTggaacaacaataacaacagttACTGGTGATGCTGCATCAACAGCTACTGCTACAACAACAACTGCTTCTGGTGCTGCTAATAGTAATGCAACTACAACAGTTACAAATGCCGTTAGTCCGACAACAgtagcaacaacaacaacaactgtcGTTGCCACAGATGgtacaacaacaactacaacaacagcagcaacagaAACAGCAGgagaaacaacaacaacaactgcaACAGCAGAAACAACAACTACTAGTAGTACTACTACATCTCCAACTACTGTTACATCACCATCAGAAACAACAAATACAACTGAAACTGAATCAAAATCTATAAGTTCTGAGTCTACTGatgataaagaaattaaagaagatgataaagaaaaagaaaaagaaaaattagatattaaagaaataaaagatgaaTCAAAAGATACTAAAGAAATATCTGaaattgttaatgataaacaaaaagacaatgaagaagaaaaaataacagaaaatgaaaattctgaTAAAGATAAAGAACCAGTTGATCTTAAAACTGAAAAACCAATAACAACACCAGCAGAAACAACAATAActctaataaaaaatgatgaaaaatctgATAATGAAACAAAGCCAAAGGTTGAAAATGATGAGGAAGTTGTTATTGTcaaagatgatgaagaagatgcTGAAAATAAAGATACAAAAGATACAAAAGATAAAGATAGCAAAGATAATGAAGTTGATATTAAACCAAaacgtaaatttatgtttaatattGCTGATGGTGGTTTTACTGAATTACATACATTATggttaaatgaagaaaaagctGCAGTGCCAGGACGTGAATATGAAATATGGCATAGAAGACATGATTATTGGTTACTTGCTGGTATTGTAACACATGGTTATGGACGTTGGCAAGATATACAAAATGATATTAgatttgcaataataaatgaaccaTTTAAAATGGATGTTGGTAAAGGTAATTTtttggaaattaaaaataaatttcttgcaagacgttttaaattattagaacAAGCACTTGTTATTGAAGAACAATTAAGAAGAGCAGCATATCTTAATTTAACACAAGATCCAAATCATCCAGCAATGAGTCTTAATGCAAGATTTGCTGAAGTTGAATGTCTTGCTGAATCACATCAACATCTTAGTAAAGAATCACTTGCTGGTAATAAACCAGCAAATGCTGTACTACATAAAGTATTGAATCAATTGGAAGAACTTTTATCAGATATGAAATCTGATGTTAGTCGTTTACCAGCAACATTAGCACGTATACCACCAGTTGCACAACGTTTACAAATGTCTGAACGTTCAATTCTCAGTCGTCTTGCTGCAACAGCACCTGGTGGTGCAACAACACCAACTGGTCAAGCTGCATTATTAGCACAACAATTTCCAGCTGGTTTTTCTGGTGGACAATTACCAGCATCATTTGCTGGTGCAGCTAATTTTAGCAATTTCAGGCCACAGTTCTCGGTACCGGGACAACCCCCACAGGGTTTTACAGGTTCGAAATGA